A genomic segment from Dechloromonas denitrificans encodes:
- the lexA gene encoding transcriptional repressor LexA, with translation MKLTPRQQEILDFIKNTLEVLGAPPTRMEISTAFGFASPNAAEDHLKALAKKGAITLEPGSARGIRLIEQLGLPLIGSVAAGSPILAVENVQGRYALDAQLFSPRADFLLKVRGLSMIDAGIFDGDLIAVHKTNQARDGQIVVARLDEEVTVKRLQRKNGVIELIAENPDYQPIIVNPEEIDFAIEGIAVGLIRGAISTLS, from the coding sequence ATGAAACTTACGCCGCGGCAGCAGGAAATTCTCGATTTCATCAAAAACACGCTTGAGGTTCTTGGCGCACCGCCAACCCGCATGGAGATTTCGACCGCCTTTGGCTTTGCTTCACCTAATGCGGCTGAAGATCACCTCAAGGCGCTGGCCAAAAAAGGGGCTATTACACTGGAGCCAGGCTCGGCTCGCGGCATTCGCCTGATCGAACAACTGGGTTTGCCGCTGATCGGCAGTGTTGCTGCCGGCTCTCCAATCCTTGCTGTCGAGAATGTTCAAGGTCGCTATGCACTCGATGCCCAGCTATTCAGCCCGCGGGCTGATTTTCTGCTCAAGGTGCGTGGCTTGTCGATGATCGACGCCGGGATTTTCGACGGCGACCTGATCGCCGTGCACAAAACGAATCAGGCGCGCGATGGCCAGATTGTCGTTGCCCGTCTCGATGAAGAGGTTACCGTCAAGCGGTTGCAGCGCAAGAACGGCGTGATTGAACTGATCGCAGAAAACCCCGATTACCAGCCAATCATCGTGAATCCCGAAGAAATCGACTTCGCCATCGAAGGCATTGCAGTCGGCTTGATTCGCGGAGCCATCAGCACCCTGTCCTGA
- a CDS encoding phosphopantetheine-binding protein has protein sequence MTNLHLELKQFIIEAMNLEDISVDDIGDDTSLFGDDGLGLDSIDALELVLGLKKKYGIVIEAGDEKTRHYLRSVNTLVELIQLRGSTAA, from the coding sequence ATGACCAACCTGCACCTTGAACTCAAGCAATTCATCATTGAAGCGATGAATCTCGAAGACATCTCTGTTGACGATATCGGGGATGACACTTCGCTTTTTGGCGATGACGGCCTGGGCCTCGACTCGATCGATGCACTTGAACTCGTCCTTGGCCTGAAGAAAAAGTACGGCATTGTGATTGAAGCCGGGGATGAAAAAACCCGACACTATCTGCGCTCGGTCAATACGCTGGTTGAGCTGATTCAATTGCGCGGCTCGACTGCAGCCTGA
- the iscR gene encoding Fe-S cluster assembly transcriptional regulator IscR, translating into MRLTTKGRFAVTAMIDLALRCDEGPVTLASISERQKISLSYLEQLFGKLRRYKLVDSVRGPGGGYCVARPIAQVAVADIIRAVDEQLDATQCGGRENCHDEHRCMTHDLWSTLNAKMYEYLSSVTLAELVEKQKAKLAGAGQVVMEDKRRLGPQPRARGVREKAGALV; encoded by the coding sequence ATGCGACTTACCACCAAAGGGCGATTTGCTGTAACGGCCATGATCGATCTGGCGCTGCGTTGTGATGAAGGCCCGGTGACTTTGGCCAGCATTAGCGAGCGCCAGAAGATTTCTCTCTCTTATCTTGAGCAACTGTTTGGCAAGTTGCGCCGCTACAAGCTGGTCGACAGCGTGCGCGGTCCGGGTGGTGGCTATTGTGTCGCCCGTCCGATTGCCCAGGTTGCGGTGGCCGATATCATTCGTGCAGTCGACGAGCAGCTTGATGCAACGCAATGCGGTGGTCGTGAGAATTGTCACGATGAGCACCGCTGCATGACGCATGATCTGTGGTCTACGCTCAATGCAAAAATGTACGAATATCTCTCGTCGGTAACGCTGGCCGAACTGGTTGAAAAACAAAAGGCCAAGCTTGCTGGCGCAGGGCAAGTCGTGATGGAAGACAAGCGTCGTCTCGGGCCGCAGCCTCGCGCCCGGGGTGTTCGGGAAAAGGCCGGCGCTCTGGTCTGA
- a CDS encoding cysteine desulfurase family protein yields the protein MFQPVYLDHNATTPLDPAALAAMLPWLEQCCGNASSRHEYGRAARSAIDQARQQVAAAVNAHPTEIVFTSGGSEANNLFIKGAAASLKPGLIAIGATEHPCVTRPAAQLLRQGWDLRSVAVDAKGRIDLPGFQALVAQRPRLVSIMTANNETGVIQDMNLLLQVAKAAGSWFHSDAVQAFGKMALDFRTLNATGLHAMTLSAHKINGPKGAAALVVDKRVELQAQIAGGGHERGLRSGTENVPAIVGFGIAAELAAQRVAELPHRMRVLQQNMETGLVALGARIFAVDAERLPNTSYFALPDIDGETLVGKLDRAGFAVASGAACSSANSEPSHVLQAMGVAPEVARGAVRVSLGASNTEADVEQFINALRVTVGRLQGLTAIAV from the coding sequence ATGTTTCAACCTGTCTACCTCGATCACAATGCCACGACGCCGCTTGATCCTGCGGCGCTGGCGGCCATGCTGCCATGGCTCGAACAGTGCTGCGGCAATGCCTCCAGCCGGCATGAGTACGGTCGGGCGGCGCGCAGTGCGATCGATCAGGCGCGTCAGCAGGTTGCCGCGGCAGTCAATGCGCACCCGACCGAAATCGTGTTTACCAGTGGTGGCAGCGAGGCCAACAACCTTTTCATCAAAGGTGCTGCGGCATCGTTGAAGCCCGGTCTGATTGCCATTGGCGCAACCGAGCACCCCTGTGTGACCCGTCCGGCGGCGCAGTTGCTGCGGCAGGGGTGGGATCTTCGGTCTGTCGCGGTCGACGCCAAAGGTCGTATCGATTTGCCGGGCTTCCAAGCACTGGTTGCGCAGCGTCCGCGTCTGGTTTCAATCATGACGGCCAATAATGAAACCGGCGTCATTCAGGATATGAATCTTCTGTTGCAGGTGGCAAAGGCTGCTGGCAGCTGGTTTCATAGCGATGCAGTGCAGGCTTTCGGTAAAATGGCGCTTGATTTTCGGACCCTGAATGCTACAGGGCTGCATGCAATGACCCTGTCGGCACACAAAATCAACGGTCCCAAAGGGGCCGCTGCGTTGGTGGTCGATAAACGTGTTGAATTGCAGGCGCAAATTGCTGGTGGTGGCCACGAGCGAGGCTTGCGGTCAGGCACTGAAAATGTGCCGGCAATCGTCGGATTTGGCATTGCTGCGGAACTTGCGGCGCAACGCGTTGCCGAATTGCCGCACCGCATGCGTGTCTTGCAGCAAAATATGGAAACTGGCTTGGTGGCGTTGGGTGCGCGGATTTTTGCGGTCGACGCCGAAAGACTGCCAAATACGAGTTATTTTGCCTTGCCGGATATCGACGGTGAAACGCTGGTCGGCAAGCTGGATCGTGCCGGATTTGCCGTCGCCAGCGGAGCGGCCTGTTCGAGTGCCAATTCTGAGCCGTCGCATGTTTTGCAGGCCATGGGTGTGGCGCCGGAAGTGGCACGCGGTGCAGTACGAGTCAGTCTTGGTGCGAGCAATACCGAGGCTGATGTGGAACAGTTCATTAACGCCTTGCGGGTTACAGTCGGACGCCTGCAGGGACTGACGGCAATTGCCGTTTGA
- a CDS encoding serine hydrolase domain-containing protein: MFCHRIISAACALLLLGACATPPPVSGGSARGDYRYVEKYLDWLVDREMSDNDITGLSIALVDDQRVIWQKGYGYADLENKIPATPETVYRAGSIAKVFTAAATMQLAEQDKLDIDQPLVAALPDFAIKTRFAKAGPVTPRNIMTHHSGLPSNFLRGMFVRNPGHFETVVEGLREEHLTFPPNYVFSYSNVGMALLGATVQKVSGEPFESYMTEHFFKPMEMNQSRFASRAVAKAYENNKEIEVFSLRDMPAANLLSNVIDLGHFLKMQFADGHYGGKNILSARSAHEMVRIQNASFPLAFNSYVGLGWMMHGIEVPGGGPVASHGGSLPDSHSMMAILPEHKLGVVVLSNSASAHLAVSKISAEALRLMLEAKTGIHQEPAKTAKTKEREPTPEELRQFNGYFDTLVGLSKISTDSGSIDVDVVGHRFRLIAHEDGLFSLKYKLFGIMPVSVGAFEDIRVSMTTIDGRQIVVGRLGGESMMFGEKLKPGIIPEQFLQRIGQYEIVEKIDGPTPERIELKEENGLLVGEVRFAEKPDLLLRIGFQPVSENEAVTAGLGSGRGDTLRLIYQDNEARLGFSGHQLRKKLN, from the coding sequence ATGTTCTGCCATCGAATCATTTCCGCCGCCTGCGCCCTGCTCCTCCTGGGTGCCTGCGCCACTCCGCCACCGGTTTCCGGAGGCAGTGCCCGTGGAGATTACCGATATGTCGAAAAATACCTGGATTGGCTGGTCGACCGCGAAATGTCGGATAACGACATCACTGGCCTGAGCATTGCACTGGTCGACGATCAAAGAGTGATCTGGCAAAAAGGCTATGGATACGCCGACCTGGAAAACAAGATTCCTGCCACACCGGAAACCGTGTACCGCGCCGGCTCGATCGCCAAGGTCTTTACCGCGGCAGCAACCATGCAACTGGCCGAGCAAGACAAGCTCGACATCGACCAGCCTCTGGTGGCTGCCTTGCCTGATTTCGCCATCAAGACCCGCTTCGCCAAAGCCGGTCCGGTCACGCCCCGCAACATCATGACGCATCACTCCGGCCTGCCCTCCAACTTCCTGCGCGGCATGTTCGTCCGCAATCCCGGCCACTTCGAAACAGTCGTCGAAGGACTGCGCGAAGAGCACCTGACTTTTCCGCCAAACTACGTTTTTTCTTACTCCAACGTCGGCATGGCGCTCCTCGGAGCAACCGTCCAGAAAGTCAGCGGCGAACCCTTCGAAAGCTACATGACTGAACATTTCTTCAAGCCGATGGAGATGAATCAGAGTCGTTTTGCATCGCGTGCAGTCGCGAAAGCATACGAAAACAATAAAGAAATCGAAGTTTTCTCTTTGCGCGACATGCCGGCGGCCAACCTGCTGAGCAACGTGATCGACCTCGGTCACTTCCTCAAGATGCAGTTTGCCGACGGGCACTATGGCGGCAAAAACATTCTCTCTGCCCGATCCGCCCATGAAATGGTGCGCATCCAGAATGCCAGCTTTCCCCTCGCCTTCAATTCCTACGTCGGACTCGGCTGGATGATGCACGGCATCGAAGTCCCCGGTGGCGGCCCGGTGGCCAGCCACGGTGGCTCGCTGCCCGACTCGCACAGCATGATGGCGATCCTGCCGGAGCACAAACTGGGCGTTGTCGTCCTCTCGAACTCCGCCAGCGCCCACCTTGCCGTCTCCAAAATCTCGGCCGAAGCCCTCCGCCTGATGCTCGAAGCCAAAACAGGCATCCATCAGGAGCCGGCCAAAACGGCTAAAACCAAAGAACGCGAACCGACTCCGGAAGAATTGCGTCAATTCAACGGCTACTTCGACACCCTGGTCGGCCTGAGCAAGATTTCGACAGACTCCGGCAGCATCGACGTCGACGTGGTTGGCCATCGTTTTCGCCTGATCGCCCATGAGGATGGACTGTTCAGCCTAAAATACAAGCTCTTCGGCATCATGCCGGTCAGCGTCGGTGCGTTCGAAGATATCCGCGTTTCGATGACGACCATCGATGGCCGCCAGATCGTTGTCGGACGCCTTGGCGGCGAATCAATGATGTTTGGTGAAAAGCTCAAGCCCGGCATCATTCCGGAACAGTTCCTGCAGCGCATCGGGCAATACGAGATCGTCGAGAAAATCGACGGCCCCACCCCCGAACGCATTGAACTGAAAGAAGAAAACGGCTTGCTGGTTGGCGAAGTACGTTTCGCCGAAAAACCAGACTTGCTGTTGCGGATCGGTTTCCAGCCGGTATCCGAAAATGAGGCCGTCACTGCCGGCCTGGGGAGTGGGCGCGGCGATACGCTGCGCCTGATTTATCAAGATAACGAAGCGCGCCTGGGCTTTTCAGGCCATCAACTTCGCAAAAAACTGAACTGA
- the ppc gene encoding phosphoenolpyruvate carboxylase: MPQDARHNDQDNFSKDEPLRTDIRLLGRVLGDTVRTQEGDSVFEIVERVRQTAVRFARNGDPAARDELAALLDPLPRDTTQSVVRAFSYFLQLANIAEDEHHIRRRRAHDLAGSPPREGSLIFALDALSTAKVSPEAIADFFAHALVAPVLTAHPTEVQRQSLIRNHRDIARLLDQRERLQMTPEEEAENDLGLANAVLTLWQSRMLRPVRLKVLDEVRNGVTYFKETFFTELPRLYIQATQQLQKRYPEKIWALPPFFRVGSWIGGDRDGNPFVTAEILREALRLQSAAALNHYLEEVHELGGELPLSDLLIKVTPELVALAEHSTDHSPQRADEPYRRALSGIYARLAATARSLDQVEPVRHEIGQAPAYETPEALRADLKVLANSLKLNGSAQLAGGRLRRLLRAVQVFGFHLAPIDLRQNSEVHARSVAELLAGAGRCADYEALAEVDRIKLLVEEIATPRPLYSPYLNYSEETQGELAIFFAAHELRQRYGTAALPNCIISKTDGVSDLLELALLLKESGLLLPGATPRLDVNIIPLFETIEDLQKSAATMAGVFDIPAYRALIAGRGDEHEVMLGYSDSNKDGGFLTSGWELYKAEIELAQVFARHQVRLRLFHGRGGSVGRGGGPTYHAILAQPAGAVSGQIRLTEQGEVISTKYGNPDTGRRNLEVLLAATLEASLTDHENQVEPAQQFHVVMDELSARAFNAYRGLVYETPGFTTYFRQSTVVSEIASLNIGSRPASRKASERIEDLRAIPWVFSWAQCRLMLPGWYGFGSAVDGYLQGNSDGLATLRRMVKSWPFFKSLLSNMDMVLAKTDLAIASRYAELVTDAGLRQRIFSRIETEWALTRTHLLAILEQDDLLAENPMLKRSLQLRSPYMDPLNHLQVELLKRHRAGDTDERLARGIHLSINGIASGLRNSG, from the coding sequence ATGCCCCAGGACGCACGCCACAACGACCAAGACAACTTCTCCAAGGACGAACCTCTGCGGACCGACATCCGGCTGCTCGGCCGGGTACTCGGCGATACGGTCCGCACACAGGAAGGTGACTCCGTCTTTGAAATAGTGGAGCGCGTCCGCCAGACGGCCGTTCGCTTCGCCCGCAACGGCGACCCCGCTGCACGCGACGAACTGGCTGCCCTGCTTGATCCGCTGCCGCGCGACACGACCCAGTCCGTCGTTCGCGCCTTCAGCTATTTTTTGCAACTGGCCAACATCGCCGAAGACGAGCATCACATCCGTCGTCGCCGGGCTCATGACCTGGCCGGTTCTCCACCCCGCGAAGGCAGCCTGATTTTTGCCCTCGACGCACTGTCGACCGCGAAAGTTTCGCCCGAAGCGATTGCCGATTTCTTCGCCCACGCACTGGTTGCCCCGGTGCTTACCGCGCATCCAACCGAAGTCCAGCGCCAGAGTTTGATTCGCAATCACCGCGACATCGCCCGCCTGCTTGATCAGCGTGAACGCCTGCAGATGACGCCGGAAGAGGAGGCCGAGAACGATCTCGGGCTGGCCAATGCCGTATTGACCCTATGGCAATCGCGCATGCTGCGCCCGGTCCGCCTCAAGGTGCTCGACGAAGTGCGCAACGGCGTCACCTATTTCAAGGAAACCTTCTTCACCGAGTTGCCGCGCCTGTACATTCAGGCGACGCAGCAACTGCAGAAACGCTACCCGGAGAAAATCTGGGCCCTGCCGCCCTTCTTCCGTGTCGGCAGCTGGATCGGCGGCGATCGCGACGGCAATCCCTTCGTCACCGCCGAAATCCTGCGTGAAGCCCTGCGCCTGCAATCGGCCGCGGCACTCAATCACTATCTCGAAGAAGTTCATGAGCTGGGCGGCGAACTGCCGCTCTCCGACCTGCTGATCAAGGTCACACCGGAACTCGTGGCACTGGCCGAGCACTCGACCGACCATTCGCCGCAGCGCGCCGACGAACCGTATCGCCGCGCCCTCTCCGGCATTTACGCCCGCCTCGCCGCAACGGCCCGCAGCCTCGATCAGGTCGAGCCGGTGCGCCATGAAATCGGACAGGCTCCGGCCTACGAAACCCCGGAAGCCCTGCGCGCCGATCTCAAGGTACTGGCCAATTCGCTCAAGCTGAATGGCAGTGCCCAACTGGCCGGTGGTCGCCTGCGCCGCTTGCTGCGTGCTGTCCAGGTTTTCGGTTTCCACCTGGCGCCGATCGACCTGCGCCAGAACTCCGAAGTTCACGCCCGCAGCGTCGCCGAACTGCTCGCCGGTGCCGGTCGCTGCGCCGATTATGAGGCCCTGGCCGAGGTCGACCGCATCAAGCTGCTGGTCGAAGAAATCGCCACGCCGCGTCCGCTGTATTCGCCCTACCTGAATTATTCGGAAGAAACACAGGGCGAGCTGGCCATCTTCTTTGCCGCGCACGAACTGCGCCAGCGCTACGGTACGGCCGCATTGCCGAACTGCATCATCTCGAAAACCGACGGCGTTTCCGACCTGCTGGAACTGGCGCTGCTGCTCAAGGAATCCGGCCTGCTGCTGCCCGGCGCGACGCCGCGCCTGGATGTGAATATCATCCCGCTGTTTGAAACCATCGAAGACTTGCAAAAGAGCGCGGCGACGATGGCCGGCGTTTTCGACATTCCAGCCTACCGCGCCCTGATCGCCGGTCGGGGCGACGAGCACGAAGTCATGCTCGGCTACTCCGACTCCAACAAGGATGGCGGCTTCCTGACCTCGGGTTGGGAACTCTACAAAGCCGAAATCGAACTGGCCCAGGTCTTTGCCCGGCACCAGGTCCGTCTGCGCCTGTTCCACGGTCGCGGCGGCTCGGTTGGTCGCGGCGGCGGCCCGACCTACCACGCCATCCTGGCCCAGCCGGCCGGTGCTGTTTCCGGCCAGATTCGCCTGACCGAACAGGGCGAAGTCATCTCGACCAAGTACGGCAACCCGGACACCGGCCGCCGCAATCTGGAAGTCCTGCTCGCCGCCACGCTGGAGGCCAGCCTGACCGACCATGAAAACCAGGTCGAGCCAGCCCAGCAATTCCATGTCGTCATGGATGAATTGTCGGCCCGTGCCTTCAACGCCTATCGCGGTCTGGTCTATGAGACGCCCGGCTTTACGACCTATTTCCGCCAATCGACCGTTGTTTCCGAAATCGCCTCGCTGAACATCGGCAGCCGCCCGGCCTCACGCAAGGCTTCCGAGCGCATCGAAGACCTGCGGGCCATCCCTTGGGTTTTCAGCTGGGCACAATGCCGCCTGATGCTGCCCGGCTGGTACGGTTTCGGTTCCGCGGTCGACGGCTATTTGCAGGGCAATTCCGATGGCTTGGCAACGCTGCGCCGGATGGTCAAATCCTGGCCGTTCTTCAAGAGCCTGCTCTCGAACATGGACATGGTGCTGGCCAAAACCGATCTTGCCATTGCTTCGCGCTACGCCGAACTGGTTACCGATGCCGGCTTGCGCCAGCGCATCTTCAGCCGGATCGAAACTGAATGGGCGCTGACCCGCACGCATCTGCTGGCCATTCTCGAACAGGACGACCTTCTGGCTGAGAATCCGATGCTCAAGCGTTCACTGCAACTGCGCTCGCCCTACATGGATCCGCTCAACCACCTGCAAGTCGAACTGCTCAAGCGCCATCGTGCAGGCGACACCGACGAACGACTGGCCCGCGGCATCCACCTGTCGATCAACGGGATTGCTTCAGGTTTGCGGAACAGCGGTTAA
- a CDS encoding CHASE2 domain-containing protein, which yields MVNHKATRWVRVLLLATIGYGFFVFHGLSSHLNPWSQALINAAVKYIYPDDGQKEISVLLFREENLAELGTHYPVPYKLHAEIIESLASYGPKAVFIDFAFVDNRDDKSIRELSAALCSLHNSERKPNIYLAAPVLPDGSLNIASELLDCVIPVTPEMDSKTGESGVLTYFNGRESDKKSGKFVPSAAFALAEDRIGPASKDSEKLEIVWGKGVAPLNLKWMDCREKADWELIKGLLSDNPSTNKLLCPYHRTLSVNHLLNSAGDKDIEAALEGKTIFYGAGFRFTGDRVESPVYGEMPGVYLHAMAYDNLLTLGKDYKRAERHGLWVVLIDGILLFTAAWLLVFFPAEKVSESDSLIKFLESARKNMAGLAIGLITMFSAIHWGGLDIAALVAAALYLAFRIGLQRDCAFAILAFLTLGTTILCYMTLNLGPRNILAFLAFFEIVGHAQEFAVKRAETYFTLRQRYDNRKDGKESALPRKWVGWDYVVSHFFSIFHSPEDHQSKAQPCKKLPT from the coding sequence ATGGTCAATCACAAGGCCACCCGTTGGGTACGGGTACTGCTGCTAGCCACGATCGGCTACGGCTTTTTTGTCTTCCACGGGCTATCCAGCCACCTCAATCCATGGTCGCAGGCATTGATCAATGCGGCGGTCAAATACATCTACCCAGATGACGGACAAAAAGAGATCAGCGTTCTACTCTTCCGCGAAGAGAATCTAGCCGAATTAGGCACGCACTACCCTGTCCCTTACAAGCTTCACGCTGAAATTATCGAATCCCTGGCCAGCTATGGCCCGAAGGCTGTTTTCATCGATTTTGCATTCGTGGACAACCGTGACGACAAGAGTATCCGCGAGCTTTCTGCGGCACTATGCAGCCTGCACAATTCCGAACGCAAACCGAACATCTACCTGGCCGCCCCGGTTCTTCCCGACGGTTCGCTCAACATTGCCAGCGAACTACTCGATTGCGTCATTCCGGTCACCCCGGAGATGGATAGCAAGACAGGCGAAAGTGGTGTCCTGACCTATTTCAATGGTCGTGAATCGGATAAAAAATCCGGAAAATTCGTTCCCTCCGCAGCATTCGCCCTGGCCGAAGATCGTATCGGCCCTGCCAGCAAAGACTCTGAAAAACTGGAAATTGTCTGGGGCAAAGGCGTTGCACCACTGAACCTGAAGTGGATGGACTGTCGTGAAAAAGCCGACTGGGAATTGATCAAAGGACTGCTTTCCGATAACCCGAGCACGAACAAACTGCTCTGCCCCTACCATCGCACACTGAGCGTCAACCACTTGCTCAACTCTGCCGGCGACAAAGACATCGAGGCCGCACTTGAAGGCAAAACGATTTTCTACGGCGCCGGTTTCCGATTTACCGGGGATCGCGTCGAATCGCCGGTCTACGGCGAAATGCCCGGTGTTTACCTGCATGCAATGGCCTACGACAACCTTCTCACGCTGGGCAAGGATTACAAGCGCGCCGAACGCCATGGACTGTGGGTTGTCCTGATCGATGGCATCCTGCTGTTCACCGCCGCCTGGCTGCTGGTTTTCTTTCCTGCAGAAAAAGTTTCCGAATCGGACTCGCTGATCAAGTTCCTGGAATCTGCCCGCAAAAACATGGCGGGATTAGCCATCGGACTTATCACCATGTTCAGTGCGATCCACTGGGGGGGACTGGATATTGCAGCCCTGGTGGCGGCCGCCCTCTACCTTGCCTTCCGGATTGGCCTGCAACGTGACTGTGCCTTCGCCATTCTGGCTTTTTTGACACTAGGCACAACCATTCTTTGCTACATGACACTCAATCTGGGGCCACGCAACATTCTGGCCTTTCTCGCTTTTTTTGAAATTGTCGGCCACGCCCAAGAGTTTGCCGTAAAGCGGGCCGAAACTTACTTCACTCTTCGCCAGCGCTACGACAATCGCAAAGACGGGAAGGAATCCGCACTACCCAGAAAATGGGTAGGGTGGGATTACGTTGTCAGCCATTTTTTCTCAATTTTCCATTCACCTGAAGACCATCAGTCGAAAGCTCAGCCATGCAAAAAATTGCCTACTTGA
- a CDS encoding universal stress protein, with translation MYKTILVAIDDSETSRSALAEALHIARTSNAKLYISHVADETMLNMHGHALTNVVNLEGAVANIIQAGRTLLDKAMAQAEGVNAEALILEARNRRVSETISEKAKELNVDLIVIGRHGQRGLATLILGSVAEQLAKIADASVLLVRKH, from the coding sequence ATGTACAAAACCATTCTGGTCGCCATTGACGACAGCGAAACCTCGCGCAGTGCCCTGGCCGAAGCCCTGCACATTGCCCGCACCAGCAATGCCAAGCTCTACATCAGCCACGTGGCCGATGAAACGATGCTCAATATGCACGGCCACGCGCTGACCAATGTCGTCAACCTTGAAGGCGCCGTTGCCAACATCATCCAGGCCGGACGTACCCTGCTCGACAAGGCCATGGCCCAGGCCGAAGGCGTCAATGCCGAGGCGCTGATTCTCGAAGCACGCAACCGCCGCGTCTCCGAAACCATTTCCGAAAAAGCCAAGGAACTCAATGTCGACCTGATCGTCATTGGTCGCCACGGTCAACGCGGCCTGGCCACCCTTATTCTCGGCTCGGTTGCCGAACAACTGGCCAAGATCGCCGACGCCTCTGTACTTCTCGTCAGGAAACACTAA
- the cysE gene encoding serine O-acetyltransferase: MFRQLSEDIRAVFDRDPAARSFWEVLTCYPGIHALILHRVAHWLWAHRLRWLARFTAHLSRFFTGIEIHPGATIGRRFFIDHGMGVVIGETALIGDDVTLYHGVTLGGTSWNKGKRHPTLENGVVIGAGAKVLGPITISAGAKVGSNAVVTKPLPAGATAVGNPARILDHSEQSKQREEQAEKMGFSAYAVGRDQDDPLAKAIHGLLDHAAETDRRLASLLKELEQQGVKCDQEVQLADSFDAQYLSKIVD, translated from the coding sequence ATGTTCCGGCAGTTGAGTGAGGATATCCGTGCGGTTTTCGACCGTGACCCGGCAGCCCGTTCGTTCTGGGAAGTGCTCACCTGTTATCCCGGCATCCACGCCCTGATCCTGCACCGTGTCGCGCATTGGCTGTGGGCCCATCGTCTGCGCTGGCTGGCTCGCTTCACCGCACATCTTTCCCGCTTTTTTACCGGCATCGAAATTCATCCCGGTGCGACCATCGGTCGCCGTTTCTTCATCGATCACGGGATGGGCGTTGTGATCGGTGAAACTGCGCTGATCGGTGACGATGTCACGCTTTATCACGGTGTTACGCTGGGCGGTACGTCCTGGAACAAGGGCAAGCGTCATCCGACGCTGGAAAATGGCGTCGTGATCGGAGCTGGAGCCAAGGTGCTTGGGCCGATCACGATTTCGGCAGGCGCCAAGGTCGGGTCGAATGCCGTCGTGACCAAGCCTTTGCCGGCCGGTGCGACTGCGGTCGGCAATCCGGCACGGATTCTCGATCATTCCGAACAGAGCAAACAGCGCGAAGAGCAGGCCGAAAAGATGGGTTTCTCGGCCTACGCTGTCGGGCGTGATCAGGATGATCCCCTGGCCAAGGCCATTCATGGCCTGCTGGATCACGCTGCCGAGACCGATCGGCGTCTCGCTTCGCTGCTCAAGGAGCTTGAACAGCAAGGCGTGAAGTGTGATCAGGAGGTGCAGTTGGCTGATTCTTTCGATGCCCAGTATCTGAGCAAAATAGTTGACTGA